In one Deltaproteobacteria bacterium genomic region, the following are encoded:
- a CDS encoding type II secretion system protein M, whose translation MNDLLAPLRGYLASRSPRERWLLVAGACALALVIVYAGLVVPLDDRSREADRRVAQLELELIRAIGIAGEMRALQGELASVESRIQPGSDTNLIALLSTLAADARISQEQLESIEPRQPSTNAKYPETRAEVRLKGASLEQTVEFLHKIETSGSHLIVRSLKIRARGDGASGGVLDVSFSVSSFERA comes from the coding sequence ATGAACGACCTGCTCGCGCCGCTGCGCGGCTACCTCGCCTCGCGCTCGCCGCGGGAGCGCTGGCTTCTGGTCGCCGGCGCCTGCGCGCTGGCGCTGGTGATCGTGTACGCCGGGCTCGTGGTTCCGCTCGACGATCGCTCGCGCGAGGCGGACCGGCGCGTCGCGCAGCTCGAGCTCGAGCTGATCCGGGCGATCGGCATTGCCGGCGAGATGCGCGCGCTGCAGGGCGAGCTCGCGAGCGTCGAGAGTCGGATCCAGCCCGGTTCCGACACGAACCTGATCGCGCTGCTCTCCACGCTCGCGGCCGACGCCCGAATCTCGCAGGAGCAGCTGGAGTCGATCGAGCCCCGGCAGCCGTCGACCAACGCGAAGTACCCGGAGACGCGAGCGGAGGTGCGCCTGAAGGGTGCGTCGCTCGAGCAGACGGTCGAGTTCCTGCACAAGATCGAGACCTCGGGCTCGCACCTGATCGTGCGCTCGCTGAAGATCCGCGCCCGCGGAGACGGCGCGAGCGGCGGCGTGCTGGACGTGAGCTTCTCGGTCTCGAGCTTCGAACGCGCCTAG